Part of the Kitasatospora sp. NBC_01266 genome, TCGAGATGTACCCGGCGAACTCGATCTACTTCACCGAGGCCGTCCAGCCCGGGGACCGGATCAGCGCCTCGGTCTCGGTCAGCGGCACCAGGTTCACCCTCACCGAGTCCGACAGCACGCAGGGCTGGACCAAGACCTACCACAAGTCCGGCTCCGACGACCTCTCCTCGGCCGAGGCGATAGTCGAGGACCTCGGTGACGGCATCGGCCCGGTCGCCGACTTCGGCTCGGTGCAGTTCACCAACCTGACGGCCAACGGCGCCCCGATGGCGAACGCCGGCACCGTCAACTCCACCGATATCGAGCGCGGCAACACTCCGCTGACCGGCAACTCCACCTTCAGCGGCGGCAGTTTCGCGATCAACTGGCTGCAGGCCTGACCCCGCCCGCCGGGCCGGTGGCCACAGGGTCTGCTGGGATCAGGTTCTGCTGGGATCAGGTGTTGGGCACATCCGGCGCGCAGAACAGGCCCTGGAGGTACTCCATGACCACGTGCTGGCCGGTGGGGCACCAGGCCTGGTTCGGGTCCTTGTCGAACGGGATGCCGTTGTAGACACCGCCGGTACAGAACGCCTGACCAGCGCTGTTGTAGCCGCCGAAGAAGCCGTTGTTGTCGAAGCACTGGTCCGCGGTGACAGTGGTCGGGGCCGAGGCGGTTGCCGTGGCCGGGGTGGCGGCGTCCGCGGCGCCGGCGGCCGCCAGCGGTGCGATCGCGAGTGAAGCTGCTGCGGCCAGGGTGGCCAGAATACGGTGACGCAACGTCAACTCCTTCTGATCCCATGCGAGATGATGGATGATGCCGCGCTCATGCTTCCCGGCCGTCGCCGGCGCGCCTACCCGGGGCCGCCGGGGCCG contains:
- a CDS encoding G1 family glutamic endopeptidase — its product is MTIHAHRVLTATAALAAALLTASLATAVPATAATSAAATTKAFPHYNHARHDDQIWGGYAVTGGTYTSVSGSWTVPALDCADTPNSSVSPWIGIDGWSSQTVEQIGFDQDCSNGSAGYYPWVEMYPANSIYFTEAVQPGDRISASVSVSGTRFTLTESDSTQGWTKTYHKSGSDDLSSAEAIVEDLGDGIGPVADFGSVQFTNLTANGAPMANAGTVNSTDIERGNTPLTGNSTFSGGSFAINWLQA